Genomic segment of Tiliqua scincoides isolate rTilSci1 chromosome 1, rTilSci1.hap2, whole genome shotgun sequence:
ATTTGCTAGTTCAAATCACTATTTGAAATGTAGCTTGCTCTGCACAACAATCTCTGTGGTCAGAGACCCATAGCCTGCAGAACTCCCTTCTCTACCTGAAGATCACAGGGTCCCTTCTGTCATCTGAACTTGGTCACCTCACAGATTTTAGTCTCCTCCTTGAATTAAAGAAATGAGTCTCTAGCCCTTTTATTGCAAAGATACAAGGAAGTAATCTTAATTCTGCTCCCACCTGTTCTTGTCAATGACTGTGAAGGCACCAAGATAACTAACAAGCAGTACACCCTTATTGTTCAATACATTATAATTTCAAGAATTGAACAATAATTCCAGGAATTAATCTTCTTACTGCTATCTTCACTTCACAACTAATTTATATACAAGTGCAAACTGTCTGTCCCTCCACTTCTCTCCCTGTGTTCTTACACTGCTTTTTTACTTGCAGGGGAAGAAGAAAACTTTGAGAAGGTGGCATCTCTCAATCTGGGCCTTCCATATGACTATGCTTCTGTGATGCACTATGGAGCGTAAGTTGTGGCGCAGGGCATCGTTTCTTCTCAGGCAGAAATGCTTATAACTTTACGGctattttcaaaattaaaatcCCTCTTTTTGAATTACAGCCTATGTTTTGCTGATTATTTCTAATGTCTCCTTTCTTTCCTCATGTTTTTAGAGGCATGTACAGTCTTTGCATAGTGTGTGCATTTCACAGTTGTAAGAACAACATGCTAGtactttagggcagtgtttctcaaacagtggtacaggtaccaacagtggtacttgaggtggtgtctggtgatactggACTCCTGCCGCCCagtagcgagaccaggaatgcagcaCAACAAACCATGGTAGGAGGTTTTGGtttggtgagcagagctccaaagcatgcttttccactctccaaaaagccctcccatccaccctgagctcttACTGGTTTATTGtggtcacatctggccttccaacccagaagtaactggagattatgtcatcaccagttactaccagtggtactttgaagaGGTGGACCATTTGAAGTAGCACAGTGCGGGACAAATGTTAAACACTGCTTTAGGGCATTGATTAGAAAGAAAAGACCAAATGTTTGCACTTTGAACCACTGGCAAACTGTGTGTGTTACGTTGGGAGCAACTTTTATATCAGTATAAATGAGGCACATTTCAGAAAGGTTCTTTGGAACAGTGAAAAATctccttttttatttcatttatttataattttgAAACCTTGGAACTATGAAAAATCAGCATACTTTCTTACATTTATACTTTTAACTGGAAGAATAAGGGGAGGAATGGTGGCCAAACTGGCCACAAATAATCTAAAAGCTGTTAGTAATGTTCTGTCTGTACAGAAAACCAACTGTCTGAAGGCATTGTTCTCTCTGCACTTTCCTCCTTATTATAACTGCTTTCTAGGGTGATTGACAGGTAGATATTTTATAAAAGACCTCATTATAACAGTGCTGTGGTCATTTATGAAGTTCATCTGTTCCTTGTTTGCTCAGGTATGATTTTTCTAATACAACTGGGAGAGCAACAATTGTTCCCATCCCAAATGCATCTATACCAATCGGTCAGAGACTAGGACTGAGCAACCTTGATGTGAAAAAAATCAACAAACTCTACAGCTGCAGTGAGTGCTAAAAATGCTACATGGTATATTTTCAGGTGGATTTTTTGAATAACATCTGAGATCAATTAGAAATGATATCAAATCTAGCAACCTTCATGTCACCTCGCTTCATCACAcgtttaaaaaaagcaaatgatGTACTACATTCTTCAATGGACTCACCAGTTCAGCAAAGAAATATTGCCTTATTTGGGAAGTGTGTACTCCActctgctgtgtgaggcacctgGGTATAATATGGATGTGCAAAGCAATTCCCAACAGAGTCCATGTGTGGCAAAACATGTTCTCTGAAGCCATTTGCAATCTGTGTCTTGATACTTGACTTAGGATTCACATAAGCAGGAGTCTCCAATGTCTCCAATGTATACAAATGAATGACTATGGTGAGAGCAGTGCGGCCCAGAAGGCAAGTTGCTCTTTCCCTGATATCGAGAATGTCAGTGCCCTCACTGACAGGGATCCTATAGGGATTTGGGTGATTCATGTGCCTTTGTACACCAGTTCACAATGATGCCCTGTACATCTCAGGGATCCTCACAATATGCACACTTGCCCTTCACATTATACCTCACATCATAGTGTTATCACATCATACATACATTCCTAGTGTTTCATACATTGGCTGTCAAGTGCTGAAAATCCTACAGTAAATTGTAATTGCTACACTGTCTACTTAGAAACATAGATATTAACAGCTGTTTTGAATCCCAGTCATATCATTCTCTTCCTTCCAAAGAATAACCTTAAGTAAATTAAACAGTGATGTGTTTTATGAACAATGGGTTTCTCTCTCATGAACCAGATGCAATTCATACAACAGAGGGGTTTGTACCTGAACTTTTCCATTGCtcatctcttcttcctcactcctGTTCTGTTCTTTAGATTACTGTAGCACTGTGCTATCTAACTCAAGTGGCAATTTCTCCTCTGACAACTACCCATCTTCATACCCCAGCAACGTTGAGTGCCTATGGCTGATCCGGATCCCACAGGACAAAGTAAGAAGATTCATATCAGTGTTTGAGTTGGTGTATTGATGCTATCCAGTAGATGTTATCCTGTAGAATGGTATAATGCTGATGTTGAAGGGGGAAAGAGGGGTATAAATGGTTTAAACAAATACTCTCGAAACTATCTAAATTTATATCCTGCACATTGTAAAGAATGAAATTAGTTGTCCAGTGTAGGTAAATTATCTGAGCaaaatttcacatggattttggAGAAAGAATTTTTCAGAATTTGGATTTTGAaacatttcaaattttatttttgcaaTCTGACTATTAGTTAGGATTAGTTTAAAGAAACAAATTTTGGTGGTGAAAATCCCCAATTTGTCTTCTATTTTCTATCTCACTTTGATCTTCTTATCAGGAGCCTTTTGTAATGCTTTCAGGGTAGCTGTCATTTCTGTTTGCTGTTTAACTTCCTCAATGGACCAGTAAACAAAGAACtttgagaacataagaataaccccgctggatcaggcccaaggcccatctagtccaacttcctgtatctcacagtggcccaccagatgcctcagggagcacacaagacaaaagaccAGTATCCTGGAGCCACTCCCTTCCTAAAACCAAAGAGTTGAATTTATAGGGAAATAGGTTTAGGCTGGATATTATGGAGAGCTATCTGGTACTGGAACAGCCTGCCCTGTACCATAATGAGTTGAAGGTTTCcaagcagaagctggcctgtCAGGGATGCAGTAGTTGCTTGGGCTGAGCATGgggttggaccagatgacctCTAAGAGATCTTCCAACTCCAGCATTCTGTGACTTGAAGTCACAGAGTTTCCACTTTAGCTTATAGTCCTCTGGACTCTCCATCAAGCCATTTCGAAATGGTGAACAGCAGTACGTAGGAGGCACCTTCTAACACCATATGAGCATCTGCAAGCTGAACAGAACATTGGGGAAACCCTAGTGCCTGGGGATGTGGATGAACTTCTTTTATCCTAGCCCTTGTTAGAGACATAACTTCAATACTATCTGCATTTGGGAATACTGAAAACAAATTAAATCAGAATAATTCAAATTGTTTTTTGCAAGCAAATTTAAGTTGGATTGTGGTTGAAATGATTTTTGTAAAATTCATTTCTGCTCTAATTCAATATTCTCCAATCCACTTACTTGCCCATTTAATTCTTGTTGTCTTTGTTTTGATTTGCCATATCAGCTCTTACTGACAACAGTTAGTGACAGAGTGCTGTGTTTCACAAATGCTGTTCAAAGAACTCTGCTAATTGCATTGTCTACTAAATTGAATGTATGCTCTgtgaataatattttattattttggcACTTAATTCAGTTATTGCAGCATCTGTTGATATGACTCATAAACAAAACAGCTGGTTTTCATTTATTGATGCAGTTCTGTGTTTGACTATCCTCTAATGTGCTAGAAAGCAGTTGCTCTTCAAGCAATATTTCTGTCTTGTCATGTGCTCTAAATAGTAACAAACAGGATGCAATTTTAGGGCCAAATAAGAATGGAACATAACCCATAAGAATTGGGACCAAAGTGACGTGAAACATGTACATTTTTTCTTACTCTGTCTTAGGTCTTGCTGAAATTTCATGTTTTTGATCTCGAGCTGTCTCCAAACTGTACCTCTGACTACATCCGAATTTATGATGGAATCAGCAGAAATTCTCCCATTCTCATTGACAAGTTTTGTGGGACAGGGCAATTGCCCATAGCAGTGGCTTTTGGAAGCACAATGCTTATACAGTTTGTGAGTGATAATGAAGCTACTGCAGCAAAAGGATTCACAGCCTCCTATACACATGGTATGACCTTTTCATGTTTATTTTCATGTACGTTCATTTCAAGTAACGTTTTATCCTAATGATTTGTTTGTGCCCAtgactcttttcttttttccccatcacaGTGAAATGCGGAGGAACGTTCACTGATGCTTCTGGAGCAATTACTTCCCCAGACTTTCCTGAACGATACCCTAAAAACCAAGATTGCTTATGGATAATCCGTGCTCCAATTGGAAGCAAGGTAAGGAAGGAAATAATGCagggggttctcaaacttttcaggagtaaacctcccaaggtaagtctttgcggggggagggagaaacgagcgatgtgatccccagtaTCACACCACTGTGGGGGCagggttttcttttaaaaacacatctgctggggtccagggggtgcagatagccctgcagagcactctgtggagctccttgcaccccGCCCCCCAAACCCCAGCAGAAGGTAAGATGTGTCTAACAAAAGCCCCCTGCTCCCATGGCGGTGCAATACTGGGGATTGTGtagctgcctttcccctccccttaaaggggcagaggccaggtctcTCAATCTGGGACATTGCAACACCCTAagcaagagtttgagaaccactgagataatgGAAGAATCATTGACCAGTACAGTTACCATTCTCAACCGCAGTTGATTTAAAGTAACTTTTCAATCAAATGTCAGGTGTCTTCAAAATGGGAAACTATGGCATGGCTGAGGCCCAGTAATATTCAGGGCAAATCTGTTGTTTAATTATGGAGCAGCTATGGCTTGTCTCCTAAGAACGACTTGAAAAGAGAGGTTCATCATACCAGGACAAGGGGACTATCAGCctaatccaatgcttcccagaaCCCAGGGCTGCGGAGGCACCAAAATGACAACTGCTGCATCTAGCGGGGCTGGGAAGCAGTAGCaggtctcagggtaagggaacttgcgctcctttaccccatgtaagacccaggcagccccaatgggtctccttggatctgcgtcCACTATTGAGCGGGCGCAGACTTGAAGAGACCCGTGTCAGATCTtctgggccaggaggagggtttgGACAGCAGAGCCTACTGCCGTCTCCACCccactcctgccctgctcccacccGCCACAGTGTCTTTCCTCTACCCTTCCCCGTCCTAGAACACCTTCCCCGCCCAACTTACTGTTCCACCACCCGGCGCTCACCCAGACCTCAGGGCGGCATGCAACCAGcctctgcctggcactggctcagtgcggACTTGCACTGTGGtgagtgtcacagatgtgccttgcagcatgtttgcgacactcagcaccggtactgggccagcgcaggcccgATAGGATCAGGACCTATATTAGCTGATACTCCTTTCTCCCTGTAGCcccctgtaatgtccatagcaggaggaggccccttccctggggttgccacCGAATGTGAGGGGCTTACCCAGTCGATGAACAGAGGTCAGCAGTGGATTAAGGGACAGGAGGCAGGTATAGTTGATTGACACAGACAGTTTAATTGCATCAgccattttacattcatgtggactgttacATCACAGACCACTGTACATTATGCTGACACATGCCGTCGTCATCTGGTAGGGTCCGGACCCAACCCTTCCCGTTCCTTGGCGGTCTCAGCCAGAGCTTTCCACCCAGCGTCTCTGGGCCAGGGGTCAGGGCTCTTGAGGGCTGCAACCCTCCTGGTCGgggtcaggctagctggccttaggaggaCTCCTGATACCTCCGGGCTTGACCCCTGGGCAGCTGGCCACCACGGGGTATAGTTGGCTGTGAGCTCCTGTCCTGGAAACCCCATCTCTCCAGGGGTCACCCTCTGGGTCCAGGGTCAGGGAGATCTccaccccagcctcctctctccagggcaaaCCTCAGCcctctccctctggaggcctctctctttcccctgagGCAGGGGTGGTGTTTCCCTCTGGAGAAgagcctcctctctcttccctctccaggcctCTTATGAGGCCAACCCCAGGTTGGTtcagccccaccccttcagaCCAGGTGCCTGCTTGTTGTTCCCAGCTGGCCCTtgcccctactcccaggtaggtgttctgcaagAGACCCCAGTCCTGGTGGCACTTGGgtcttacacccaaggaggcctttaccctagaggagatccctaGGAAATTcacaatatatacaatatatatatatatttgtacactatatatatatatatatatttgtacaCTATACAACAATATAGTGTTGTGTCActattcctggtctcgctgctgggcagcaggtatctaggggtcctgtgagtaccactggacaccacctcagtATTGCTTGCTGGATACTGGATTGCACGAGTAAAGCCTGGCTGTGTTAGGCTAGACATGACCACAACAtctgaaattctttttttccccaacaggcCTTCACTAGCTTGTTATGATGGTTCTCATTCATGCTATACTGTGATCCTTTAATTTGTCTCTCCTTCTGTATTTTTTATGCTTCTTtcaatttatttgtttttattgccttatttTGGCTTTATTCATTATTTGCATATATTCTCaaactgtaagctgctttgaaatttttttaaaagaaagactgggtataaaattttaaaataaagaaaaagcaaacttccACAGTGAGCTACAGTTTGAAAAGAGTTATTTGAGAGTCTGAATTGGCCCTATAGTCACCCATGAATTCAATTCCACGATTGCTGTTTATATATGTATCCAAGGAACCATTGCATGGAAGGGAATGGTAACTATTTCAGGCATCTAAACCATCCCATAGAAGAGGAAATATTTACAATTTTTAAACAGAAATTAAATATGTCACAAaataatgggaaaaaaaaaattccagtgcaGATTTTCTATAgtactttaaaataaaatacaaatttcATCAAAGAGAGAAACATTTTACAGGCTGATGTGCTTAGTTCTACATTGGATTTATTTGTGATGGTCTCACAGCAAGTGGGTATGACACAAAATAACTCCAGCATGATCTAATTCCTAGTGGAATCCATCAGAAACATGCAGATGAGGTGCTCTTTATCAGGTGCATTGAATTTTCTACTCTTGTGTATAGAGTTTGCACCTGATGCCCTCTTTAGAGAGAGGATGTTTTAGCTTATGAAATCCAACTTGTTCCAATCGATTAAGCTACCTTGACAGTGTATGAGTATTCTTCTATATAATGCTCACCAGTTTAACACATATCACAATATCGCGTTAAGAGAAGTAGCTTCCTTGAAAATCCTGTGTAATGTTcccttttgtggtttttttttttttacagatatcTCTAACAATGTCCTCATTTGAACTGGAGGACTCTGTTAACTGCAGATATGATAGACTCATCATTCATGATGGCAGCCAAGTTGGTTCTCAAGTTTTTGGCCCCTACTGTGGAAGAATGGAGGTCCCTGCATTGACTTCTACTGGGAGCTTTGTACAAATAGAATTTCAGACGGACGTTGCTTTTGAATTTCAAGGATTCAAGTTGGACTACTCAATCAATTAAGTACTATTGCTAGGCTTACCAGATGACAGATGGTAGATTTTTGTGGTTGATAGTAGTAAAGGGAAAAAAGTTACTTTTTGAGCACTGTAGCATCAACCAACGTCTCAGTCATATGAGTAGCCAAATGCTTGGTTAAATACAAGTGTGTTAGTTACATTGAAATAATGCATAGAATGATAAAGGATTTTTAAGGTTGACATCTGACCTGGGCATGAAATGAATCTTGGGCCTATGCACCATCTCCCACCATCCATAGAACTTGTCATTAAAACTGGGAGCTGTGCATGGCAAAACAAATTAGACCTCAGGTCATATGACACATTATATGTGCCATGAGAGAATAACTTAAACCCTCTGTCCTATGCTCTGCTGCATATAAAGATACCTTGTGCTTTCTacagaggcctgtgctgtatccaacgcaagataggagcccaaagtggctcagctggaagtaaggggaaactcttccccttacccctgggtaaccactgcaaccccaatgggtctcctaggacatgcgccacctccagaagtggcataaatccgaggagagcggagcggcttgcagccCTCCATGCCACTCAGAAATGGGGGCTAGCATCCGACATATCTGCTGGGCctcagccccgcctccggctacccgcctgcccacctgcctccaggACCGCccaagaacgcctccctcccacctcctccccgccttccccagacccttgtgttagccaagcttggccaatacAAGCCTTCCTGTCAAGGTCTGGCATgagtccctgcaccagcccagctgatgtttgaggaggcacaaacatgccttatggcacatttgcaaccctcctggactggtgcaagggacttgcaccagcccaaaggcaccttaggattgtgcccctagtcagATAAAGTAATCAACTTGTATTTGAAAGGCCTTTGCATATTAACATATGGGTCTTACCTTGCGCCTAGTATTTCTTACAATGCCCTTGATTGTGCTTTAGCAAGTAGGGGATATACAccaagaaggtgtgtgtgtgtgtggggggggggggtcatcaatGCATTGCCAACAATTACCATTTGGTGCATCCAGTGAAGTGGACTCTATCCCACAAAAACTTATGCTGGCataattagggtgcaatcctaacttgcgctggaacaggcaggccaactggtctgcactgaatccagcacaaggtaggtgcagGCTGGGACACAGTTCagtgtaaggggattttattccccttaagCCAGCCCCCCTTATGGGGCTAGTTGGCTGTGTGCCTGCAAAATTacaggtgcaaatctgagcaagtCCGTGTAATGCTGGTTGAGCCAGGGTTTAGGATCCAgcctggtcccacctcctcctgggcccattCTGCCTTCTagactgccctcctcccactccagaatgccccctcctcacctccatttCACCCTTCTGCCATTGTCTCCAGCCCACTGCGCTTGTGttgtgatatatgccccaggcctataggaatttacaggctggatagggcatggctaggccctgatgtcttggcctgaataCATACAGCGTAGCCCTGCTACATCATGgtattggctgatgcaacagggcgtagcagggatgatgcaataccatgtcacaagaCGATCAGTCATACTGTCACCAGATCATACCCTGCTTCCCATTGGCTAGTGTCAGTATATATTTGAGCCTGTACATGccgctgtgtgggagatgttatgtggagcgTCTGTGGGAAGTTACatcggtggagttggtgatcacAGATTGTGGAAAgttctatctttgctgtttgctttgctgtgctgcctttgcactgtacatattgtacatacttcaagtaaaaggacatctggtggtggagcactgccatgtctgtgcctcgttatttcccGGGAGcaactgcctgaccttgggtctctgaaGCAGCGGCACTTCTgcgtaaaattgagtgttgggcgggttaggacagacaaaagaaaatatttctttactcagcgtgtggtcggtctgtggaactccttgccacaggatgtggtgatggcgtctagcctagacgcctttaaaaggggattggacgagtttctggaggaaaaatccattatggggtacaagccatgatgtgtatgcacaacctcctgattttaggaatgggttaagtcagaatgccagatgtaggggagagcaccaggatgaggtctcttgttatctggtgtgctccctggggcatttggtgggccgctgtgagatacaggaagctggactagatgggcctatggcctgatccagtggggctgttcttatgttcttatgttcttactcaacAGCTTGCCTACCTGGGCCGGCACAAACTAACCTTCTCCAGACACAGGTCCAGCGCTGCTGGCTCAcaacacttgggagccagtgcaagggacttgtgccagctttggAGGTGGGTGGGTTGGATTGCTCTGCCCATTAGGTTTTCTGATGCTACAAGATTCTTTGtttgcttttgctgcaacagactaacagcccaatcctatgcatgtctactcagaagtaagtcccattagagtcaatggagcttactcctaggaaaatgtggataggattgggctgtaacatggCTACTATTCTGGAAGTACTTCCTGGCAGGTGACTTTGGAACTGAGCCATAATTCAGGAGCTTGCATTCCTTAAGTGGCAGGGAAGCAAGCTGTGCCTCAGGCATAGAACAttttcaggaggttgcacatacacatcatggcttgaaacctgtaatggatttttcctccagaaacttgtccaatccccttttaaaggcgtctaggtcagatgccatcaccacatcctgtggcaaggagttccacacaccaaccacaagctgagtaaagaaatattttcttttgtctgttctaactctcccagcactcaattttagtgaatgtcccctggttctggtgttatatgagagtgtaaagagcatctctctatccactctgtccatcccctgcataattttgtatgtctcaatcatgtcccccctcaggcatctcttttctaggctgaagaggcccaaacgccgtggcctttcctcatgaggaaggtgccccagtccagtaatcatcttagtcactctcttttgcaccttttccatttccactatgtcttttttgagatgcggcgaccagaactggacacaatactccaggtgtggccttaccatagatttgtacaacggcattataatactagccgttttgttctcaatacccttcctaatgatcccaagcatagaattggcctttttcactgccgccgcacattgggtcgacactttcatcgacctgtccaccaccaccccaagatctctctcctgatctgtcacagacagctcagaacccatcagcctatatctaaagttttgattttttgccccaatgtgcatgactttacacttactgacattgaagcgcatctgccattttgctgcccattctgccagtctggagagatccttctggagctcctcacaatcacttctggtctttaccactcggaaaagtttggtgtcgtctgcaaacttagccacttcactgctcaaccctgtctccaggtcatttatgaagaggttgaaaagcaccggtcccaggacagatccttggggcacaccgcttttcacctctctccattgtgaaaattgcccattgacacccactctctgcttcctggcctccaaccagttctcaatccacgagaggacctgtcctctaattccctgactgtggagttttttcagtagcctttggtgagggaccgtgtcaaacgccttctgaaagtccagatatataatgtccacgggttctcccgcatccacatgcctgttgaccttttcaaagaattctataaggttcgtgaggcaagacttacccttacagaagccatgctgactctccctcagcaaggcctgttcgtctatgtgttttgagatcctatctttgatgaggcattccaccatcttacccggtatggatgttaggctgaccggcctatagtttcccgggtcctccctctttccctttttaaaaataggcgtgacatttgctatcctccaatcttctggcaccgtggccgttttgagggacaagttgcataccttagtcaagagatctgcaacttcattcttcaattccttaataacccttgggtggatgccatcagggcccggtgacttattgatctttaatttatcaatgaggtctgaaacatcttctcttttaacctctatctgacttaactcctcagttaggaggggccgttcgggcagcggtatctgcccgaggtcttctgccgtgaagacagatgcaaagaactcatttaatttctctgccatctctaagtctccttttatctcccctttccctccctcaccatccagagggcttctctggcgggtttcctgcttctaacatatttgaagaagcttttattattccccttaatgttgctggccatgcgttcctcatagtctctcttgaccTCCCATATCatgttcttacatttcttttaccacagtttatgttcctttttattctcctcattagggcaagacttccatttacggaaggaagcttccttgccctttacagcctctctaacttggctcattagccatgcgggcatcctcctggatttagtggagcccttctttctttgtggtatacacctctgctgggcctctattagtgttgttttaagcagcctccatgcactctggagagattggactctttttaccctccctttcaacctccttctaaccagcctcctcatttgagggaagtccgcccatcagaagtcaagggttcttgtgagagatttgcccggtattcttcccctgacttAATGGTTTATCTTTCTCTCTTGCTGGCAATACTCTATACAAGAAGACATGATTTTTAGATGCCACTAACGATATTGATCATATAAACGCAAAATGCCAAACAGAAATCCAGAAATCATGAAGCAAAGGAGCAGTTGAAGCAAGCAGGAGAAAAATGCTGTGTTGTAACTTTTCATCTGCTACTCCTACAAGCAATATAGTGGGGGAATCTTGAATGAATTATGTATGTACTAAGAACTATAAGAAAAGCTTtaggcttcattcattcata
This window contains:
- the LOC136655453 gene encoding astacin-like metalloendopeptidase; the protein is MNHLALSTIILSFHTVTLGKPLQGIQKTSASGETESHQDDIVYRRRTRRSVMSCTRTCYWPKSRDGLVNIPVKVSAEFSAEERATLAEAMQEFITLTCVKFINHTAEHDYLDINVANHCWSFFGKIGGKQQLGLMKSGCIHKGAIQHELSHALGFIHEHTRSDRDEYVKINWQYVAQGEEENFEKVASLNLGLPYDYASVMHYGAYDFSNTTGRATIVPIPNASIPIGQRLGLSNLDVKKINKLYSCNYCSTVLSNSSGNFSSDNYPSSYPSNVECLWLIRIPQDKVLLKFHVFDLELSPNCTSDYIRIYDGISRNSPILIDKFCGTGQLPIAVAFGSTMLIQFVSDNEATAAKGFTASYTHVKCGGTFTDASGAITSPDFPERYPKNQDCLWIIRAPIGSKISLTMSSFELEDSVNCRYDRLIIHDGSQVGSQVFGPYCGRMEVPALTSTGSFVQIEFQTDVAFEFQGFKLDYSIN